The Deltaproteobacteria bacterium genome contains the following window.
ACAACCTGAGCGCCATGGTGACCAACCTGACCGATGCGCAGCTCCTGGTCAACCTCACCAACATCGACGGACTGTTTGATAAGGACCCCCGCGACCACGCGGACGCCAGGCTGATCCGGGTGGTGGAAAAGGTGGACCGTAAGATCTCACGGTTTGCCAGCACGATCCCCGGATTTCTGGGGAGGGGGGGCATGGCCAGCAAGATCAAGGCGGCCCAGAAGGTCACGCTTCGGGGGGTCCCGGCCCTTATCGCCAACGGGTTGACGCCGGGTATCCTGAAACGGATATTTGACGGAGAGGAGGAAGGCACCCTGTTCCTACCCGGGGGCCGGCCCCTGTGCAGTCGAAAGCACTGGATCGCCTTTACCAAGTCTCCCAAGGGGGAAATTGTTATTGACAGGGGGGCTGAAACCGCTATTTTGAAAGAGGGAAAGAGCCTTCTCCCTTCCGGCATTCGGGAGGTGAGGGGGAGATTCAGCCTGGGCAATTCGGTCCTCCTCCTGAATGAGTCGGGGAAGGAGATTGCCGTAGGCATGGTCAATTACCATTCCGGGGACATCAAAACAATTATGGGTGCGAAAAGCACCGAGATTACGGCGAGGCTGGGATTTAAGCACGATGACGAGATCATCCACCGGGACAACCTGGTCCTGGCGGATCAGATGGAGGATGAGGAACTATGCGGCTTTCGCATATGATGGAAAATATGGCCCGGGAGGCCCGGGAGGCCTCACGGCAGCTCCGGAGAATGGGGAGGCGGCAGAAGGATGATGCCCTGGAGCTGATGGCAACGCGGCTTCTGGAGCACCAGGAAGAGATCGTCCGGGAAAACCAAAAGGACCTGGCCCTGGCAAGAGAAACAGGCCTCTCCACGGCCATGATCGACCGCCTGACCCTGGATGCCTCGGTCATAGCGGATATCGCGGGGGGTCTTCGGGAGGTGGCGGGCCTGCCCGATCCGGTGGGGGAGATTACGGGCATGTGGAAACGGCCCAACGGGCTTCAGGTAGGCCGGGTCCGGATCCCCCTGGGCGTTATCGGATTTATCTATGAATCCCGACCCAACGTGACCGTGGATGCGGCAGGCCTGTGCCTCAAATCGGGCAATGCAGTGATCCTGAAGGGGGGCTCTGAGGCCATCCATTCCAATATGATCCTGGGTCGCATCCTGGGTGAGGCCTTGACCGAGACCGGGATTTCCCGAAAGGCCATCCAGGTCATACCGACCACCGACCGGGAGGCCGTTACCCTCCTGATCGGTCTGGAAGAGTGGATCGACGTCATCATTCCAAGGGGGGGCGAAGGCCTCATCAGATTCGTCACCAGCCATTCCAGGATCCCGGTATTGAAGCATTACAAAGGCGTCTGCCACGTCTATGTGGACCGGTCCGCCTCCGTCCAAACGGCGGAGGAGATCTGTTATAATGCCAAGGTCCAGAGGCCCGGGGTCTGCAACGCCATGGAAACCCTCCTGGTGCATGAGGCCGTAGCCCCGAATTTTTTGCCGAAAATGGTGAAGCGGTTTCGGGATGCGGGCGTCGAGATCCGGGGATGTCCCCGATGTCTGGACATCATCCCGGACATCCGCCCGGCAGAAGAGGCCGACTGGCCTGCGGAGTTCCTGGACCTGATCCTTGCCGTCAAGATCGTTACCGATATGGATGAGGCCCTCGATCATATCGAAACCTATGGATCCCGGCATACGGAGGCCATTATTACCCGCGATTATGAGCGGTCCCAGCGGTTCCTGGCAGAGGTGGATTCCTCCGTGGTCCTGGTCAACGCCTCCACCCGGTTCAACGACGGCAACCAGCTGGGACTCGGCGCCGAGATCGGGATCAATACCTCCAAGCTGCACGCGTTCGGCCCTATGGGGTTGGAGGAACTGACCACCACCAAATTTATCGTCTACGGGCAAGGCCAGACGAGAGATTAAAGGCCCATCAGGAGGGCTTTTTGAAAATCGGCATTTTGGGCGGGACATTTGATCCGATTCATTTAGGGCATCTTCGTTCTGCAGAGGAAATATGCCAGCGGCTGGATCTGGAAAAGGTATATCTGATCCCTTCCGCATCCCCCCCGCACAAGACAGACGAGGCCGTTACGCCATTCAATCACCGGTTGGCCATGACCCGGCTGGCCGCAGATATTTCTCCCTGCCTTGAAGCCATGGACCTGGAAGGAAGGCGACCCGGGCATTCCTATTCCATTGAGACCCTCAGGGAACTCCACCATATCGTCGGTCCGGACGTAGACATCTTTTTTATCCTGGGCATGGACGCCTTTTTGGAGATCACCACCTGGAAGGAATACGAGCATCTGTTTGACTATGCCCACTTCATCATCATCAACCGTCCCGGCTTTGAGACAGTCAAGCTCAGGGAGGCAGTGTCGCGTCTGGGGATGGGGACCCAACCGGCAACAACAGGTGCGGATTTTTTTACGGCCCCGTCCGGCAAGACGGTGCGGTTGGTGAATACGACCCTCATGGATATATCTTCCACCCGCATCAGGGAGATGGTAAGGGACAAGAGGTCGATTCGCTTCCTGGTCCCTGAGAGTGTCGGCATATATATTGCCAAAAACGGACTTTATCGGTAAGATAGATAGTGCCTGAACGAAAATCACGCCTTGGCGTGATTCAGGCACTATTGAATATTCAAGAATTTAAAATTGAAAACCGATGGAACAAAATTTACATTAACAGAACCTCTTCTCATATTTCACTATTTCTTGATTTTCCGGGTTTCCGTTCGGGTACCAGATAAAGACAGATGGACGTCCATAGACCCGGCGTTCACATATGTCATTCTCACCCGGATGCCGTTGCCGATTGATGTATCCGTCATCGGCACGGAAAGACTGTATTACGAATGATGCAATCCATTGATAAAGCACGGCTCTGTCTGAAGGCCATCAGGGAACGGAAGGCCCTGGTTCCGGTCCTGTTGTATGTGGAGGCCCTCACATCGGTTGCCGATTATTTTCTGATTACCAGCGGGAGTTCCACCCGGCAGGTTCAGGCCATTGCCCGCCATCTCCAGAGGACCCTGCGGGACGCAGGCCTTCGATGCTATGGCGCGGAAGGGGAACAGGAGGGCCAGTGGGTTCTTTTGGACTACGGAGATGTAATCATTCACATATTTTACCAGCCGCTCAGGGAATTTTATGACCTGGAGGGGCTCTGGAGCGAGGCCCCGCAGGTGGAGGCGGATGGTGCGGCTTCAGAGGATGTTGCCCCATGAACAGGATATGCCGCGCCCTTCGTTACGGGGTTGTCTTTGCATGCACCTTGTCCCTGTTGTCGTATGCGCCGTCTCCATATGTGTCTGAGGCGTCCGCCCTTTCCATTGAAGACGAGCGCGAGATGGGGGAGGAATTCATGGCCCAGGTGCTGGCCCAGCTCCAGCTCGTGGATGATCCGTTTGTCAATCAATACATCAACGACCTGGGTCAATACCTGATCCGTCCTCTGGAAACCAAGAGCTTCCCTTTTAATTTCTATGTGATCAAAGACCCTACCTTGAATGCCTTTGCCGCGCCGGGAGGCCATATTTTCGTATTTTCCGGGCTGATAGAGGCCATGGACAGCATCGATGAGCTGGCTGCGGTCATCTGTCACGAAATCGGCCATATCTCGGCAAGACATCTGTCCCAGCGAATTGAACAGAGCAAGACCATCGGGCTGGCGACGCTGGCCGGGATCCTGGCCGGGATGCTCCTCGGGGGCGAGGTTGCGGGGGCTATAATGACCGGGTCCATCGCGGCCGGAATGCAGGCGCAGCTGCATTACAGCAGGGAGGACGAACGACAGGCCGACCAACTGAGCTTCAAGTACATGACGCCGACCGGATTTGATCCGGAGGGAATGATTCACGCCCTGAATAAGATCCAGAAAGGGAGCTATTTAGGCACGGGCAAGATTCCGGCCTATCTCCTCACCCATCCCACGGGTCCCGAAAGGATGGCCAACTTAGAATCAATGCTGAATAAGAACGCCTCGAAGACATTGAGCCGGGAAGCCGCCCTGCTCGAGTCCCGCTTTCCCGCATTCAAGACCGTGATCACGGCCAAGTGCCTCGATCCCCGCGATGCGGAAAGGGTATTTAAAAAAGAGCTGGAGAAGGATCCCGCTGCTCCGCTCGCCCATTTCGGCCTCGGAATGGCGTATATGGAACAATCCAGTTATGACCGGGCCATCGAAGAGCTGAAGCAATCGCTTGAAGCGCAACCTGATTTCATCCCTGCTTTGAGGGCTCTCGGAGAGGTCTATCAGATGAACGGCCAGGACAAAGAGGCCGAGGCCGTATTGGAGAAGGTCCTCAGACTGGACCATGGGGATAAGACCGCTCTCTTCCTCTTGGGGGTTACCTACGAAAGCGCCGGCCGGAATCGGGAGGCCCTCCGGTTTTTTGAAAAGCTTTCCTATCTTCCGCCGGTAAGAAACGACGTATTTTACCACTTAGGCCTTTTGTACGGGAGGGAAAAGCGGCTGGCGCTCGCCCACTATTATTTCGGAGTCTATTTCAAGAGAATCGGGGAAACTCAAAAGGCCGAATTCCATTTCAAAAAGGCCGGGGAGCTGGCCAGGGAAGATCCGGACCTCCGGAAAAAAATCCAAAAAGAAACAGAGGAGCCCGGACGGGAAGCGTCGTGAAATCGGGGCTTTGTATCTCAGTACGCCTTGTTTTATAAACTCACACGGAGCCACCCCGAGTGAAACAACACAGAAAAGGTTTCACGGGGCAGGCAAAGAACACAGAGAAAAGGGCATGTTTCCGTTTCTTTACCGAAAAATTCTTTGTGTGCTTTGGTCTCTGTGTGAGTCCCGCCCTGGCGGGATTGATTGCGGCGATGCCGCGTTAGAAGGAAAGGAGGTCAGCCATGACTGTTCATACGGGAAATGACTCAAAGGAATTTGAAAAGGCGCTCGAGATCGGTCGTCCACCCAACATCAAGGGCGTATTCCCCCATTCCAGGGCCCTGATCGTCAGCGGGAAGGTGATTGACCGGGCACTCACCAAAAAAGGAAAGGCCATGACCATCGCGGCCAACGGCCGGAACCGGTTTGTGATTTACGGGGCCCTCAAGGCGGCCCAGAGGGCCAATGCCGCCATTATCATCGAAATCGCCAAATCCGAGGGAGGCGCCACCCCTTATTGTGCAATCAACTACTGGAACATGGCCACCCACACGGATGCCATCATGAATGAGCTGGGCATTACGGTCCCGGTAGCCATCCATGCGGATCATTACGGCATCAAGGGTGCCAAGGACGTGGAGGCGGCAAAGACCGAGATCCCGTCCATGTTTGACGCGGGCATCACCTCGGTGGCCATTGATGCATCACACCTGCCTGACGATGAAAATCTTCTGGCCAGCCTGACCTTGAGTCCCTATCTGCCCCGGTGGGCGGGATATGAGACCGAGGTGGGCGAGATAAAGGGGAAGGAGGGCCTCTCCACCCCCGGCGAGGCATTGTTCTTGATTCAGGGTCTCAATGCCCACGACATCTTCCCGGACTGGATCGCCCTCAATAACGGGACCACCCACGGGATCGAGGCAAGCGATGCGGGAATCCAGGTGCCCCTGACCGTTGAGATCCACAACGCCCTGGCCAAATACAATGTCTCAGGCGCCCAGCATGGGACCTCCGGCAACAGCTCCGAACGTCTCAGAGAGATTACCCAACAGACCCGTACCACCAAGGCCAATGTGGCAACGGCCCTCCAGATGATTTCGTGGGGGGTGCAGGTCAATGAATTCGGCAATGCCATCTTAGACGACAGCGGCGAATTCCT
Protein-coding sequences here:
- the proB gene encoding glutamate 5-kinase, whose amino-acid sequence is MTTEAEKSARKELLKRVKRVVIKVGSGVLTSANGLNMGVIDNITADMCGLRRGGLEIILVSSGAIASGLKKIGMKKRPQSVSQQQAMAAIGQSSLMLAYEHAFGQCGYKVAQILLTRDDLTHRRRYLNARNTLFTLLSWKIIPIINENDTVVVDEIKFGDNDNLSAMVTNLTDAQLLVNLTNIDGLFDKDPRDHADARLIRVVEKVDRKISRFASTIPGFLGRGGMASKIKAAQKVTLRGVPALIANGLTPGILKRIFDGEEEGTLFLPGGRPLCSRKHWIAFTKSPKGEIVIDRGAETAILKEGKSLLPSGIREVRGRFSLGNSVLLLNESGKEIAVGMVNYHSGDIKTIMGAKSTEITARLGFKHDDEIIHRDNLVLADQMEDEELCGFRI
- a CDS encoding M48 family metalloprotease gives rise to the protein MNRICRALRYGVVFACTLSLLSYAPSPYVSEASALSIEDEREMGEEFMAQVLAQLQLVDDPFVNQYINDLGQYLIRPLETKSFPFNFYVIKDPTLNAFAAPGGHIFVFSGLIEAMDSIDELAAVICHEIGHISARHLSQRIEQSKTIGLATLAGILAGMLLGGEVAGAIMTGSIAAGMQAQLHYSREDERQADQLSFKYMTPTGFDPEGMIHALNKIQKGSYLGTGKIPAYLLTHPTGPERMANLESMLNKNASKTLSREAALLESRFPAFKTVITAKCLDPRDAERVFKKELEKDPAAPLAHFGLGMAYMEQSSYDRAIEELKQSLEAQPDFIPALRALGEVYQMNGQDKEAEAVLEKVLRLDHGDKTALFLLGVTYESAGRNREALRFFEKLSYLPPVRNDVFYHLGLLYGREKRLALAHYYFGVYFKRIGETQKAEFHFKKAGELAREDPDLRKKIQKETEEPGREAS
- the nadD gene encoding nicotinate-nucleotide adenylyltransferase gives rise to the protein MKIGILGGTFDPIHLGHLRSAEEICQRLDLEKVYLIPSASPPHKTDEAVTPFNHRLAMTRLAADISPCLEAMDLEGRRPGHSYSIETLRELHHIVGPDVDIFFILGMDAFLEITTWKEYEHLFDYAHFIIINRPGFETVKLREAVSRLGMGTQPATTGADFFTAPSGKTVRLVNTTLMDISSTRIREMVRDKRSIRFLVPESVGIYIAKNGLYR
- a CDS encoding glutamate-5-semialdehyde dehydrogenase; the protein is MRLSHMMENMAREAREASRQLRRMGRRQKDDALELMATRLLEHQEEIVRENQKDLALARETGLSTAMIDRLTLDASVIADIAGGLREVAGLPDPVGEITGMWKRPNGLQVGRVRIPLGVIGFIYESRPNVTVDAAGLCLKSGNAVILKGGSEAIHSNMILGRILGEALTETGISRKAIQVIPTTDREAVTLLIGLEEWIDVIIPRGGEGLIRFVTSHSRIPVLKHYKGVCHVYVDRSASVQTAEEICYNAKVQRPGVCNAMETLLVHEAVAPNFLPKMVKRFRDAGVEIRGCPRCLDIIPDIRPAEEADWPAEFLDLILAVKIVTDMDEALDHIETYGSRHTEAIITRDYERSQRFLAEVDSSVVLVNASTRFNDGNQLGLGAEIGINTSKLHAFGPMGLEELTTTKFIVYGQGQTRD
- a CDS encoding class II fructose-bisphosphate aldolase, with amino-acid sequence MTVHTGNDSKEFEKALEIGRPPNIKGVFPHSRALIVSGKVIDRALTKKGKAMTIAANGRNRFVIYGALKAAQRANAAIIIEIAKSEGGATPYCAINYWNMATHTDAIMNELGITVPVAIHADHYGIKGAKDVEAAKTEIPSMFDAGITSVAIDASHLPDDENLLASLTLSPYLPRWAGYETEVGEIKGKEGLSTPGEALFLIQGLNAHDIFPDWIALNNGTTHGIEASDAGIQVPLTVEIHNALAKYNVSGAQHGTSGNSSERLREITQQTRTTKANVATALQMISWGVQVNEFGNAILDDSGEFLKVSSNGVTDEMWGQMVAYAKKEGLKGGNYKKLNLPFENKLLGLPREIRERMVKGVEDFVYDLLVNVFNARDTAPLGIEAILKAGSHDLGPKGNRIEDPAQWTEARIRERAAGFGAKKGGAGNFDD
- the rsfS gene encoding ribosome silencing factor, with the protein product MQSIDKARLCLKAIRERKALVPVLLYVEALTSVADYFLITSGSSTRQVQAIARHLQRTLRDAGLRCYGAEGEQEGQWVLLDYGDVIIHIFYQPLREFYDLEGLWSEAPQVEADGAASEDVAP